Proteins encoded by one window of bacterium:
- the cysS gene encoding cysteine--tRNA ligase: protein MLRVYNTLTGKKEEFHSLVPGKVRMYNCGPTVYDYFHAGNARNFIVFDVIKRYLKYKGYEVTFVQNITDIDDKIINRANKEKVSAGEIAHKYTDAFFEDLKILDITKPDICPKATEHVPDIISLIKRLMDAGFAYQVDEDVFFEVGKFSDYGKLSKRPLDEMKHAARVEIDKRKKQPSDFALWKRAKPNEPSWNSPWGKGRPGWHVECSAMSMKYLGETFDIHSGGQDLIFPHHENEIAQSEAATGKPFVKYWLHNGFLNINGEKMSKSLGNFFLVRDILKRFRPQVVRYFMISAHYRSPLDFSDESLAESGKALERIENCFDNIRENAKDLDTPQKNIHLEWMNKFEEAMDDDFNTASALGVVFDLITEINSLIADKSRDSAQLKQNILNLETFCSILGILPRIEDKELDRDLLDLIKERTKARRKRDWQGADRIRSLLEDRGVILKDNPDGTTSWKQNNTSRH, encoded by the coding sequence ATGCTTAGGGTTTATAATACACTTACAGGTAAAAAAGAGGAGTTTCACTCTCTAGTTCCAGGCAAAGTCAGGATGTATAACTGTGGTCCTACAGTATATGACTATTTTCATGCAGGGAATGCAAGGAATTTTATTGTATTTGATGTAATAAAAAGATATCTCAAATATAAGGGGTATGAAGTTACCTTTGTACAGAATATTACAGATATTGATGATAAGATTATAAACAGAGCAAATAAAGAGAAGGTCTCTGCTGGGGAAATAGCTCATAAATATACGGATGCTTTTTTTGAGGATTTGAAAATTCTCGATATTACAAAGCCTGATATATGTCCAAAGGCAACTGAACATGTTCCAGATATTATTTCTTTGATTAAAAGGCTTATGGATGCAGGTTTTGCCTATCAAGTTGATGAAGATGTTTTTTTTGAAGTGGGCAAGTTTTCTGATTATGGTAAGTTATCAAAGCGTCCGCTTGATGAAATGAAGCATGCTGCAAGGGTTGAGATAGACAAGCGCAAAAAGCAACCCAGCGATTTTGCTTTATGGAAAAGAGCCAAACCTAATGAGCCAAGCTGGAATAGCCCGTGGGGTAAAGGCAGGCCAGGATGGCATGTTGAATGTTCTGCTATGAGTATGAAATACCTTGGAGAAACATTTGATATACATTCTGGAGGACAGGATCTGATCTTCCCTCATCATGAAAACGAAATAGCCCAAAGTGAGGCAGCAACAGGCAAGCCCTTTGTTAAGTATTGGCTGCATAACGGGTTTCTAAATATTAATGGAGAGAAGATGTCTAAATCTCTTGGCAATTTCTTTCTAGTGAGAGACATACTTAAAAGATTTAGGCCTCAGGTTGTACGATATTTTATGATATCTGCTCACTACCGCAGCCCGCTTGATTTTAGCGACGAAAGTCTCGCTGAATCAGGAAAAGCACTTGAGAGAATAGAAAATTGTTTTGACAACATTAGGGAAAATGCAAAGGATTTAGATACGCCTCAAAAAAATATACATCTAGAATGGATGAACAAGTTTGAGGAAGCTATGGACGATGATTTTAATACAGCATCTGCTCTGGGAGTTGTGTTTGATCTCATAACTGAAATTAATAGCTTGATAGCAGATAAGAGCAGAGATTCTGCTCAATTAAAACAGAATATTCTTAATCTGGAAACATTTTGTTCTATACTTGGGATCCTGCCAAGGATAGAGGATAAGGAATTGGATAGAGATTTGCTGGATTTAATTAAAGAACGAACGAAGGCTCGCAGAAAGAGGGACTGGCAAGGAGCAGACAGAATTCGGAGCCTGCTGGAAGATAGAGGCGTTATTCTCAAAGACAATCCGGACGGAACAACCAGTTGGAAGCAAAATAATACAAGCAGACACTAG
- the cysE gene encoding serine O-acetyltransferase, with product MFQTLRHDIQAVFDRDPAARNMLEVLTYAGLHAIIWYRVAHYLHKKDVPFFPRLISQIARFFTGIEIHPGAEIGRGFFIDHGMGVVIGETTVIGDNVTLFQGATLGGTGKEKGKRHPTLGNSIVVGAGAKILGNIVIGNNVMVGANAVVLKNVPSDCTVVGIPGRITRKKGRKVAGISLDHTNLPDPIAEKIKHLEKMINETSSQIKNWERGKHKNA from the coding sequence ATGTTTCAAACATTAAGGCATGATATACAGGCTGTGTTTGACAGAGATCCTGCAGCAAGAAATATGTTGGAGGTTTTAACATATGCAGGGCTTCACGCAATTATCTGGTACAGAGTGGCTCATTATCTCCATAAGAAAGATGTGCCATTCTTCCCAAGGCTTATATCACAAATAGCCCGGTTTTTTACAGGAATTGAGATTCATCCCGGCGCAGAGATTGGCAGAGGATTCTTTATCGATCATGGTATGGGTGTTGTAATTGGGGAGACAACAGTTATTGGGGACAATGTAACGCTATTTCAAGGTGCTACACTTGGAGGCACAGGCAAGGAAAAGGGGAAGAGGCACCCTACACTTGGCAATAGCATTGTTGTTGGTGCAGGAGCAAAGATTCTGGGAAATATTGTAATTGGCAATAATGTAATGGTTGGCGCTAATGCTGTAGTACTAAAAAATGTACCTTCGGATTGCACGGTTGTTGGTATTCCCGGGAGGATAACGCGAAAAAAGGGGAGGAAGGTTGCTGGCATAAGTCTTGATCACACAAACCTGCCGGATCCAATTGCAGAAAAAATCAAACATCTGGAGAAGATGATAAATGAAACCTCCTCTCAGATAAAGAACTGGGAGAGGGGAAAACATAAGAATGCTTAG
- a CDS encoding MFS transporter, producing MVNIFIIPFIYAFIGSSLFIAIPLHIIDLGVSNPFILGLAGSVFSIFYAPLCILQSLLSNRINKRTAILSVSITYPFIILGFLLFNNIPAIIILCGLMGIVLSMFWPTYQSHITIRLDPAQTTRSLQAFNVAWGSAVVIGCFMGGVIISGMNIKMLFVLNLIMSFIGAYLVARHIHNKLTDPIIECTTQNKQNDQSQSKFFLILAWIGVFAVFFSMGVIVWLFPKFATDVGVSPLIIGSLRAVLGIFQVIIFFILRLNHRWQYSFSHLFFYELVLISGLVILVFSHNVMWWTLSFSLIGVTVGFLYSSSLFYSSQARSIKSEKTGFHEAIIMGGSLLGTFLGGIIAKLFSASGAYFTCIIFMIICIIIQLAVRFRYKKWGVL from the coding sequence ATGGTAAATATATTTATAATTCCTTTTATATATGCTTTTATCGGCTCAAGTCTCTTTATTGCAATCCCGCTTCATATAATTGATTTAGGCGTAAGCAATCCATTTATTCTTGGTCTGGCAGGAAGTGTATTTTCAATCTTCTACGCGCCATTATGTATACTTCAAAGTTTGCTCTCAAATCGCATCAATAAAAGAACTGCTATTCTGTCTGTATCCATTACATATCCTTTTATAATACTTGGATTTTTATTATTCAATAATATTCCTGCTATCATTATATTATGCGGCTTAATGGGTATAGTTTTATCAATGTTCTGGCCTACATATCAATCCCATATAACTATTAGATTAGATCCTGCTCAAACTACTCGTAGCCTTCAAGCATTTAATGTTGCATGGGGCTCTGCAGTGGTTATAGGCTGTTTTATGGGTGGAGTTATTATTTCTGGCATGAATATTAAAATGTTATTTGTTCTTAACCTGATAATGAGTTTTATAGGAGCATATCTTGTAGCCAGACATATCCATAATAAATTAACTGATCCAATAATAGAATGTACTACTCAAAATAAGCAGAACGATCAATCGCAGTCCAAATTCTTCCTGATACTTGCATGGATAGGTGTATTTGCTGTGTTCTTTTCTATGGGAGTTATAGTCTGGCTTTTTCCGAAATTTGCTACGGATGTTGGCGTGTCTCCATTGATTATAGGCTCCCTCAGAGCAGTTTTGGGAATATTTCAGGTTATAATATTTTTTATTCTCAGACTAAATCATAGATGGCAGTACTCATTCTCACATTTGTTTTTCTATGAGCTTGTGCTAATATCCGGACTTGTAATACTTGTTTTCTCCCATAATGTTATGTGGTGGACATTATCTTTTTCCCTGATAGGAGTAACTGTTGGCTTTTTATATTCTTCAAGTTTATTCTACAGTTCACAAGCGCGGAGTATTAAAAGCGAAAAAACAGGTTTTCATGAAGCGATTATAATGGGTGGAAGTTTACTGGGAACATTTCTTGGCGGAATTATAGCAAAACTATTTTCCGCATCTGGAGCATACTTCACATGCATAATCTTTATGATTATTTGCATTATTATCCAGTTAGCTGTTCGCTTTAGATATAAAAAATGGGGAGTATTATGA